The DNA sequence TGGCAGTACGCTTAACTCCTGTAAAAGATACGCTGACCACCCGCGAAGGGGATTTCCGGACGGGGACCAGTGAAATGTATGCCAACCTGATGCACAAGTATCGCTGGAACGGCTTAAAGGACGATCATTTGTATGTCGATTCGGAAACGGTAAATATGATCAATCACTACCGCAGCCTTTTCGCCGACCTGGCCCTGGCCAGTTACCAATCCGGCCAAAAAGACACCTGCATTGCTGTGCTGGACAGGATGCAGGAGGTGCTGCCCCCCAGGTTCAGCCATCCCAGCGCCCCGGTACACAATATCAATACCCTTACGCATATTCAAATGGCCAACTTGTATTACGAATGCAATCAGCCGGCAAAAGGCGACCGTTTAATGCAGGAAGCCCGGGCCTTCATCACCGACAGCCTGGATTACTATGTGTCGCTGAAACCTGCCCGCCGGCGCACCTACCAACAGGACATTGGCATTGGTTTGTATGCGATGGAACAAATGAAAGCCAGCGCACAGGCCCACCGCCGCGAACAGCTGCAAAGGGAACTTACCGCCGCTTATGAGGGCTATCGCGCGATTCTTTAGGCAAAACTGTCATCTACAGATTACAATTTCATTGTATTTTTGTAATTTGAAGATTACAAAATAGGCCGCACAAAAAGCTATCCTGGCCATTGATGACATTGAAACCGGCCTTGAGTTTGACACGATTGGGACTTAACTAACTGATACTCAGTAGTGGGTTCTCTGATTGGCTCTCTACAAATGAGGATTTATAGGTAATTAGCTAGCTGCGTTTGGGGAAGAATGGGCGGGAGTTGTTTCAATCCCAGTTTTTGCTGCAGAACGGCTTCTTTCCCCTGGGGCTTGGAACGAATGCAGACTTGCTCCTGATTGTGTTGCAGCAAACTCACTTGCATTCTTTCCAGGGTTTTGCGCAGCTCGTTTTCGGTGAGCTTCACCTGGGATTGGTTGATTTTCTGCAGAACATAATTCTGCAGGGTAAAGGCGATGTAGCAAAGACAGATATGTCCCTGGATCCGTTTGTCGGTCCAGTGGAACATCGGACGGGTTTCCAGGTGGCTTTTAAAGGTCCGGAACGAATGTTCGATTTTGTAAAGCTGTTTGTATTGTTCCAACACGGCCGGGACGCTCAGGGTGGTATTGTTGGTGCTGATGGCCAGCAGCCCGTCGTATCTTTCTGATCGGGCGATTTTCTCCTGATCCAGCGCGTAGGACCCGCCGCCCTGCTTCTGCAGAAAGAAACGTCCTGCTTTTTTGTCGATCAGCGAAGGATGTTGCAGCAGTTTTTGGGCAGTCTGGAGCCGTTCTTCCCGATCGGATTTGTCTTTTGCGGCCCGCTTGGCCGACCAGGTGGCGATAATTTTTCGACCCTCATGAGAGATCATCTTATACCGGAGTTTGATTTCCTCGCCGGTGTGATCGGAGTACACCCATTCGTGCTGAAAGGCCGAATGATCGAGCAAGGCTGATTGCACGCTGCGGGGAAGTGCTTTTAACCGTTCTCCCACGATGAACTCAAAGCCGTTCTCGGTGGTCAGGTCAATATTCTTTCTCGAGAGCATGCCCCGGTCGGCCACCACGATGACCTTGTCGATCTGATAATGCGCTTTCAGATCGCAAAGCGCTTGCCCGAAGGTGTGCCCTTCGAAGGTGTCTCCCTTAAAGATGCGATAACCGATCGGGTTCTTCTCTTTATCGATCATCAGGCAGAACAGGATTTGTGTGCGGCCTATTTTTCCGTCCTTGCTGAACCCCTTTTGACGCAGCGCTCCTTCCTGCTCGACCTCGCTCTCAAAATAAAGCGTGGTCACGTCGTAAAATACAACGTCCAGCCGCTGGCTGAACATGTCCCGTCCGGTCTGAAAGATCCGCTCCTGGATCAAACGCTCGTTCTCGGCCAGGCGATCCAGCGCCCTGTACAAATGATGCAGCGATACCGGATCAACCCCGGCGTACTCCTGCTGGTTCAACCAGTTGCTTCGTTTGCTCGAGGGTTCCTGCAGCCGCTCCAGCAGCATCAATAGCACGGCATTCCTCAGGTCGAACTCCAGCTTTTGTTTGCGGGCGATCCGCCGTAAAAGAATATCCAGCCCGTAGTGGGAAAACACCCGCTTATAAACCTGGGCAAATCCGTAATTGTAACGGGCAAGCTCTTCGATCTGACCGGTTAAAAGCGCTTTCACTTCACCTCCGCCCAGTTCGTAAAGCTGAATACCCATTCTGCGAAGCTGCCCCGGGGTATAATCTTCGGCTTTCCCCAACGAATACAGCACCCGGCTGGTCGGCTTGCCTTCGGCATTCCGGTAGCTTTCCAGAATGCGTAAATAGGTGCCCGATGGTTTGCGCTCTACTTTCAAAAAAGCCATTACACAAAAATAAGCACCCTGCAATTGATTGTAAAGGGCCTCCGCTGACATCGGCTCTCTACACTTTTTTCCGACAAACCCCCAATACGTCTGTCATTGGCCGATTTATAGTGTTTTTTTGAAAGTGCGTGTCAAACTCAAGAAAAAGCTATCCTGGCCATTGATGACATTGAAACCGGCTATCAAAATAAAATACCTCTCTGGCTTTTCGGATTCCTGTACTGACGCGCCGCAGGGCGGCTGCAGACGGTTCAAGCGGCAGAACTTAAGGTACCTCTCTGGCTTTTCGGATTCCTGTACTGATGGCAGGGCGGCTGCAGACGGTTCCAGCTGCAGAACTTATGGAATTGCAGATATCGGGCCGGAGCTGCGAAGCCTCCGCAAAAAATGAGCGTTTATTCCGAAGCGCCGCCCGGAAAGCTGAACAGCTCGAAGAAGCCCTGGTAAACCAGGTAGAGGCTCATGGAATAGTCGGCGTAGCGGCCGTCGAAATCCCAGAAGGGCTCCAGGCGGGCGCTGACAAACAATTCATCGGCCAGCGTAAAATCCTTTTTCAGGCGAAGGAACAGCAGCCTGCGATCGTCTTGTTTCAGCCCGGCATGATCGATATTTGAAGAAACGGATTGAAAAACGGGGGCGCCGGCAGGAGCAATGAACTGATGTCCCTGCCAGTAGGAAAACATGGCGTCCAGCCACCTGGTTTCCAGGCCTGCGTTCAGGTACAACGCGCTTCCCTGCTCATAAGGGCTTTGATCGCTGCTGCTGCTAAAGCCGAGTACGTAGTTTTTTGTAAAGAGTTTTTCAACGGCGCCTTCCCTTGTCCAGGCATACTCAAAACCGGCGGCCAGATTTAACAGGGTCATTACCGGAAGGGAAGTGGTGTCTATCTGCCCTCCGCGATGCCAACCCAAAACCTGGACAGGTAAAGACAGGGAATGATGCGCTTTTTTCAGCAGGTGCAGGGAAGTGCTGCCGCCGCCAAGTATTTCTTCCTGTTCCGCGGAAGGCTTGTAGATCATGTTTTTCCAGCTGATCCAGATATCGGTGCTGTGCCGCGGCCGCGCAAATTTCAACTGGGTGCCGTACTCGAGGGGCTCTGTGATGCTTTTATCGTAATCAAACAGGGGTTCTATGTACCCGTGCGACAAATGAGGGTCAATAGCGCCGTTGATAAAACTGATGCCGTTCTTTTCATACCGGATAGCCAGGACAGGCATGATGTCCTGAAAGCCTTCTTCTCCGAAGTCTTTGGAAAGCAGGATGCCGCCGTGCAGGGAAAAATGCTTATTGGGCCGGTATACCAGTTCCGGCCGGAGCTGCAGGCCGTAATACGTTAGGCCGTCCGCAAATTCATTGAAATACTCGTAATTCCTGAAATAGTTAAAGCTGAAAAGGTTCAGGGAAAGGGTGCGTTGTTCTCCTGTTCCGGGAAGAAAACGTTGCTCCAGGCGGCTGTTGTCCAGCTGGGCATACAGGGGAGACAGGCAGGAACATACTAATACAAGAATAAGAAAGCAGCGCATGTAACAAGTTTACTTCAATTCAGGCGATTCCGCAAGTAGTGCCTGAGACGCCACCAGTTTTGCGTGACGAATGCAGTCGGATACCGCGATTCCGCTGATAAAATTGCCTGAAACCACTAATTTTCCCTTCTTGGTTTCTTTTTTGATCGCTTCCAGTATTTGCATGTACCCGGTATTGTACTGGGGTATCGCCTGAGGCCATACCTGAACGAAAGACGCATCAGGAACCCGGAACCGGCTGCTTTTCAAATGTACCGCCAGGGTTTCCCGGGCTATGGAAAGGAAATCTTCCTTGCTGTAACGGAAAAAATCTTTCATCCTGCTCCCGCCGATCATCACGGTAAAGGAAGCGCCTTTATTCACCGATAATTCGGGAAAGGTTTGATCATTGAAGATACAGCCCAGGATCGGCTGTTCCTGGCCTGAAGCTACCAGGTAACCAAAACCTTCGGGCGACGCGGGCTTTTCATTAAAGTTTAGCGCTACCAGGGCGATAGGGGCGTATTCCACGGACTGCAGGCAGGTCCGCAGCGGCTCCTCCACCATGCCAGCAAGTACGTATGCGGGAAGCGTACTGATCACTTTATCGTAAGAGGCAAGCAGGGGATCCAGGGAGGAGATTGCCGTTTCCAGCCGGAGGTTCGGCGCCAGTTCTTCCGCCAGCCGGTCACATATTTCCTGCATACCTCCCCTGATACTCAGCAAGGGCGTTTTCTCCAGATCGCCGAAGGAGCCCTCAACTTCGGCCTCTTCGGCAGGCTCCGCCAGGAAACCCTTTAACACGCTTCCATACTTTTCTTCAGATTCGATCATATGAGGGATCACCGCCCGTGCCGATAACTTCCGGATATCCCCGGCATAGATACCCGTAAAGAGTGGATCTGCCAGCGTTTCGGCAAAGTAGGCGCCAAAGCGGCGTTCGACAAATTCATAAACGGTTTCGTCATCGCTTTGCGCTGCAGGGACCTTGTCCAGGAATTCCTTCCTCAGGGTCTTCCATGCTCCCTTCAGCAGCCTTGACCCGAAAAGATCAAGAGGGCCGGAAGGCAATTTTTCCAGCTTTCCGTCCATGTACAGGTAACGTTTCCGGGCGGCCTTATTCGCCTTGATCAACTGTTCCTGCAATCCCAGTTCATGGACCAGCTCCAGGAAATACTTTCCTTTTCCCTTAGGACGAATACCCCTCGGCCCCAGCTCGGTAATATGGCCGCCAAGGGAAATACTGCGGATATTGCCACCGGCCTGCTCCCGTTTTTCAAAAATATCCAGTACTATGCCGGGATATTTTTTTTTCAGGTACCAGGCGGTGGTCAAACCGGATATACCGGCTCCGAGTATCGCTACTTTTGCCATTTATATTCCTTTACAAGATCCACGGCATATTTTATATGCTCGAATGGCATGTCGGGCATAATTCCGTGCCCCAAATTGAAAATAAAACCGTCTTCTTCGCTCATGCTATCGCACAAACGGTAAATACGTTCCTTTATTACGCGCTTTTCAGCATAGAGGATATGGGGATCCAGGTTTCCCTGTACGGCAATCCCCTTGGGTAGTGAACGTTTCAGGGCGGCCAGGTCGGCGTTCCAGTCAACGGAGATCACGTCGGGCTTTGCCTGGGCCATAAGGGGGGCAAAAACAGAACTGCCCTTACAAAATGATATGATGGGAATATCTTTCCGGTTCAGGCCGGAAATGATCTCTGATACGTACGTGTGGGCGAATTCCCGGTAATCGTCCCAGCTAAGGCTCTCTGCCCAGGAATCGAAGAGCTGCAGGGCGTCCGCTCCTGCTTCGATCTGCATATTCAGGTAATCGGTCGTCACCCTGGCGATCTTTGACAGCAGCTCATGGGCAAGGGCGGGTTCATTGTGCAGCAGCTGTTTCGTGATCTTGAAATCCCTGGAAGATTTTCCTTCCACGAGATAGCTCATGACGGTGAAAGGCGCCCCGGCAAAACCGATCAGCGGAATGCGGCCGTTAAGGCGCTGCTTCACAATGCGTATCATATCGGCCACATAGCCTAATTTCTCAGGCACATCCGGATTCAGGAGCGCGTCTATACCGGCCTTGTCACGGACAGGATTATCAAAACGCGGGCCGGCGCCGTTCTCAAAACGCAGTTTTCCTCCCATTGCTTCTGCCGTCACCAGGATATCGCTGAACATGATCGCCGCGTCAATTCCCAGCAGGTCAACGGGCAGCATGGTTACGTCGGCGGCTATTTCAGGCGTACGGCACATTTCCAGGAAGGAATGCTTTTCCTTAATGGCCAGGTATTCTTTCATGTACCGTCCTGCCTGGCGCATCAGCCATACGGGCGGGCGGTGGGTGGGCTGTGAAAAAGCCGCTTTTATAAAGAGTGAATTTTGCATCAGTCGGTATATTTATAGCCTACTCCCCTGATCGAATGAAAATGTTCAGGGTTCTTCGGATCCTTCTCAAAGTACTTGCGGAAGGAAAGAATAAAATTATCAATGGTCCGCGTGGTGGGATAGACATCATAGCTCCATACCGTTTCCAGTATCTCGGCACGCGACACTACCTGACCCCGGCGCTCGGTGAGCAATTTAAGCAGCATAGCCTCTTTTCGCGTGAGGGCGGTTTTGTTCCCCTGCCCGTCCCGGATCTCATAACTTGAAAAATTGATCTCCTTTTCCCCAATCCGGTACGTTTCGGACGATCTTCCTCCCTCCGGCTGCAATCCGCGCCTGACCAGGATACCTACCCTTAAAATAAGCTCTTCCAGGTTAAAAGGCTTCGTCAGGTAATCGTCGGCGCCCTTTTTCAGCCCTGTAATGCGATCTTCGCTGGTATTTTTGGCAGTCAGGAACAGGACGGGAACAGTAGAGTTTTCGAGCCGGATCGCCTCGCAAACTCGGAAGCCATCCATTTCAGGCAGCATAACATCCAGGATCACGAGGTTAAAACGCTCCTCATGGAACACTTTCAGGGCTTTTTTGCCGTCGGTAACGCTGGTGACGTGATAGCCTTCCAGCTCGAGGTTCAGCTTGATAGCCTCCAGCAGGTGTTCTTCGTCCTCGGCAAGTAATATGCGCTGCGTCATTCCCTGTCAATTAATATTTCAAATATAGTTCCGGCGGGCCGGTTATCCTTTACCTGGATAACAGCGCCGTGATTGTCAAGCACCTGTTTGACAATGAACAAGCCCAGGCCGGTCCCCTTGGTGGCCCTGGTTTCTTCACTTCCTATGCGGTAAAATTTATCAAAGATCTTTTCCTTTTCTTTGTCCGGGATCCCCTGGCCCTGGTCCGCCACCCGCAGCACCGCCTTTGGCCCGGCTTCTTTCAGCTCCAGGTGTACCGCAGCCGCCGGTGGCGAATATTTAAGCGCGTTCTCCACAAGATTGGAAAGCGCCAGGGAAAGCGCAAACCTGTCACCATACACCGGGATATCTCCGTCGATCCGGGCCTGCAGCCGCTCCTTTTCGGGCAGGTTCTGCCTGATCCGCTGCAGCACTTCTTCCGCCAGCGTGGAAAAATCGAATCTTTCCTTGGGAAAGGTATAGGATTTATTCTCGATCTTGGTGGCAATCAGCATATTTTCCACCAGGTCGTCCAGCCTTTCAATATCCTTAAGCGAATTTAGCAGGAAGGCCCGCTGCTTTTCCGCTGATAACTCTCTCCGGAGAATGGTTTGCAGGTAGAGCTTGATGGAACTCAGCGGCGATTTCAATTCATGCGTAACCGAAAGCAGGAAATTTTTCTGCTGCTGGTGCAGTGCCGCTTCTTCATTAATGGCTTTGTGCAGGCGATAAGCCCCGTAAAAGAGGAGTATGACGAAAACCGCACCTTCGCCAATGATCATTGCGCTGCGGGCAGGTTGCGACTGCACCAGCAATACCCCCCACCATATCAGTTCGGCCAGTGCGTAAACGACCAGAAAGTAAAATATGATGAGCGGACGTCGCATGGTCACGATTCCATTACTGCTTTTTAAACGTTATTTCCAGCGCTTCGAAGATAGCTCTTTTTGCCTTTTCCAGTTCAACCTTACTATGTGCTGCCGAAACAAATCCTACCTCGTAGCCCGAGGGACCCAGGTACACTCCGCGATTCAGCAGTTCCCTGTGAAATATTTTGAAAAAGCCCATGCTGGCCGGATCAATTTCAGCGGCCGCCCTGATGGGAGATGGAGCCGCGAAAGCGAACCAAAAGAGGGAGCCCACCGACTGGATCTTAAGAGGATAATTACGGGCATCGGCAAAACGCTCAATGGATGCGGCAAACTCTTCCGCCTTGCTGTTCAGGTTTTTATAAAAGTTATTTCCCTGAAGCACTTTTAGCTGGGCGATTCCCGCGGCCATGGCCACCGGGTTCCCCGAAAGAGTACCTGCCTGGTAAACCGGGCCGTCAGGAGATATTTTTCCCATTACTTCCGCGCTTCCGCCGTAACATCCTACCGGCATACCTCCGCCGATCACTTTTCCGTAGGTGACCAGGTCAGGGCGGATATCATAATAACCGGCAGCTCCGTCCATTCCCAGGCGAAAACCGGTAATAACCTCGTCCAGGATCAGCAGGGCGTTGTGCTGCGTGCAGCATTCCCGAAGTTCCTGCATGTACCCGGCTTCCTGGATCAGCAGGCCGTTGTTAGCGGGGATGCCCTCAATAATAACAGCGGCAATTTCATCCGGATGGTCTTTAAACGCTTGTTTAACGGCCTCCATATTATTCAGCGGAGCCACGATGGTTTCCCTGGCGAATGCTTCGGGCACGCCCGCTGAGGTAGTTTCTCCGAAAGTTACCAGGCCGGAGCCGGCTTTTACCAGCAGGCTGTCCGCGTGGCCATGATAACATCCTTCGAATTTCAGTATTTTATCGCGCCCCGTAAATCCCCGGGCAAGGCGAATGGCCGACATAACCGCCTCGGTACCGGAACTAACAAACCGTAGTTTTTCCACATGAGGATTATGTTTCCGGATCAGTTCCGCGAGTTCATTTTCCAGCCGGGTGGGTGCGCCGAAAGTAGTCCCGAGCGAAACAGCTTCTATGATACTTTCCCGGATAGCCTGATGATTATGGCCAAGGATCAGCGGCCCCCAGGAGCAGCAAAAATCAATGAACTGGTTATCATCTTCATCCCAGATATGGCAGCCTTCACCCTTTTTAATGAACAAAGGCACGCCCTCGACTGATTTGAAGGCCCTTACCGGCGAGTTTACCCCTCCGGGAAAGCATTTTTTCGCCTGTTCAAACAGTTCGTCCGAACGTGAGCGGCTGATCTCTTGCTGAACAGTCATGGTAGAATATGCATCCTCTCTTTTTTCCTTGTTGAAAAGTCCGAACATATGAATTACAACCAGTTTTTTTCTAAAATATCCCGCGTATGATAAGTGATAATGATTCCGGCGCCTGCCCGGGCAAAGGCGTACATATTCTCCATCACCATTGCCCGCTCGTCCGCCCAGCCATTCATTGCCGCCGCTTTTACCATGGAAAATTCGCCGGAAACATTATAACAGGCCACAGGCAGCGTTGTTGCAGCACGAAGGGAAGCAATAAGGTCCAGGTAGGCCAACGCGGGCTTTACCATAAGTATATCGGCTCCCTCCGCCTCATCCAGGGCCGCTTCCCGGAGTGCT is a window from the Anseongella ginsenosidimutans genome containing:
- a CDS encoding response regulator transcription factor, with product MTQRILLAEDEEHLLEAIKLNLELEGYHVTSVTDGKKALKVFHEERFNLVILDVMLPEMDGFRVCEAIRLENSTVPVLFLTAKNTSEDRITGLKKGADDYLTKPFNLEELILRVGILVRRGLQPEGGRSSETYRIGEKEINFSSYEIRDGQGNKTALTRKEAMLLKLLTERRGQVVSRAEILETVWSYDVYPTTRTIDNFILSFRKYFEKDPKNPEHFHSIRGVGYKYTD
- the hemL gene encoding glutamate-1-semialdehyde 2,1-aminomutase, whose protein sequence is MFGLFNKEKREDAYSTMTVQQEISRSRSDELFEQAKKCFPGGVNSPVRAFKSVEGVPLFIKKGEGCHIWDEDDNQFIDFCCSWGPLILGHNHQAIRESIIEAVSLGTTFGAPTRLENELAELIRKHNPHVEKLRFVSSGTEAVMSAIRLARGFTGRDKILKFEGCYHGHADSLLVKAGSGLVTFGETTSAGVPEAFARETIVAPLNNMEAVKQAFKDHPDEIAAVIIEGIPANNGLLIQEAGYMQELRECCTQHNALLILDEVITGFRLGMDGAAGYYDIRPDLVTYGKVIGGGMPVGCYGGSAEVMGKISPDGPVYQAGTLSGNPVAMAAGIAQLKVLQGNNFYKNLNSKAEEFAASIERFADARNYPLKIQSVGSLFWFAFAAPSPIRAAAEIDPASMGFFKIFHRELLNRGVYLGPSGYEVGFVSAAHSKVELEKAKRAIFEALEITFKKQ
- a CDS encoding sensor histidine kinase, which produces MRRPLIIFYFLVVYALAELIWWGVLLVQSQPARSAMIIGEGAVFVILLFYGAYRLHKAINEEAALHQQQKNFLLSVTHELKSPLSSIKLYLQTILRRELSAEKQRAFLLNSLKDIERLDDLVENMLIATKIENKSYTFPKERFDFSTLAEEVLQRIRQNLPEKERLQARIDGDIPVYGDRFALSLALSNLVENALKYSPPAAAVHLELKEAGPKAVLRVADQGQGIPDKEKEKIFDKFYRIGSEETRATKGTGLGLFIVKQVLDNHGAVIQVKDNRPAGTIFEILIDRE
- the hemE gene encoding uroporphyrinogen decarboxylase translates to MQNSLFIKAAFSQPTHRPPVWLMRQAGRYMKEYLAIKEKHSFLEMCRTPEIAADVTMLPVDLLGIDAAIMFSDILVTAEAMGGKLRFENGAGPRFDNPVRDKAGIDALLNPDVPEKLGYVADMIRIVKQRLNGRIPLIGFAGAPFTVMSYLVEGKSSRDFKITKQLLHNEPALAHELLSKIARVTTDYLNMQIEAGADALQLFDSWAESLSWDDYREFAHTYVSEIISGLNRKDIPIISFCKGSSVFAPLMAQAKPDVISVDWNADLAALKRSLPKGIAVQGNLDPHILYAEKRVIKERIYRLCDSMSEEDGFIFNLGHGIMPDMPFEHIKYAVDLVKEYKWQK
- the hemG gene encoding protoporphyrinogen oxidase; protein product: MAKVAILGAGISGLTTAWYLKKKYPGIVLDIFEKREQAGGNIRSISLGGHITELGPRGIRPKGKGKYFLELVHELGLQEQLIKANKAARKRYLYMDGKLEKLPSGPLDLFGSRLLKGAWKTLRKEFLDKVPAAQSDDETVYEFVERRFGAYFAETLADPLFTGIYAGDIRKLSARAVIPHMIESEEKYGSVLKGFLAEPAEEAEVEGSFGDLEKTPLLSIRGGMQEICDRLAEELAPNLRLETAISSLDPLLASYDKVISTLPAYVLAGMVEEPLRTCLQSVEYAPIALVALNFNEKPASPEGFGYLVASGQEQPILGCIFNDQTFPELSVNKGASFTVMIGGSRMKDFFRYSKEDFLSIARETLAVHLKSSRFRVPDASFVQVWPQAIPQYNTGYMQILEAIKKETKKGKLVVSGNFISGIAVSDCIRHAKLVASQALLAESPELK
- a CDS encoding IS1634 family transposase, which translates into the protein MAFLKVERKPSGTYLRILESYRNAEGKPTSRVLYSLGKAEDYTPGQLRRMGIQLYELGGGEVKALLTGQIEELARYNYGFAQVYKRVFSHYGLDILLRRIARKQKLEFDLRNAVLLMLLERLQEPSSKRSNWLNQQEYAGVDPVSLHHLYRALDRLAENERLIQERIFQTGRDMFSQRLDVVFYDVTTLYFESEVEQEGALRQKGFSKDGKIGRTQILFCLMIDKEKNPIGYRIFKGDTFEGHTFGQALCDLKAHYQIDKVIVVADRGMLSRKNIDLTTENGFEFIVGERLKALPRSVQSALLDHSAFQHEWVYSDHTGEEIKLRYKMISHEGRKIIATWSAKRAAKDKSDREERLQTAQKLLQHPSLIDKKAGRFFLQKQGGGSYALDQEKIARSERYDGLLAISTNNTTLSVPAVLEQYKQLYKIEHSFRTFKSHLETRPMFHWTDKRIQGHICLCYIAFTLQNYVLQKINQSQVKLTENELRKTLERMQVSLLQHNQEQVCIRSKPQGKEAVLQQKLGLKQLPPILPQTQLANYL